A region of Mugil cephalus isolate CIBA_MC_2020 chromosome 3, CIBA_Mcephalus_1.1, whole genome shotgun sequence DNA encodes the following proteins:
- the LOC125005970 gene encoding beta-1,3-galactosyltransferase 1-like — translation MDVNGIIDINEVVPEWDIKWIKAVRSHGLNINADNRTDPRSTSEPNTTAESQNMTSTQEADPSTPQQTAHPSVVDQNPAVPDVSLRPYLVEYPYKYNFLMNEPQRCEQEKPFLVLMVPVAPHNREHRDVIRSTWGGQSSVLGKELRLFFLLGLQTGDGAELLREQLLQESKEHRDLIQSDFLDCYKNLTIKTMVMLEWLDSYCFSASYAMKIDSDMFLNVPNLIKMLLEAPETNYMTGLVEYEGAVLRNQDSKWYIPEELYSEPVLPHYALGLGYILSLDLPKKLVEASRHVRALYIEDVYLGFCMKHAGIPLTDPPSWDYFHVFPKPYSRCAFSQIVATTINENMDRIWLWKDLNRPGPYCSDVQD, via the coding sequence ATGGATGTAAATGGCATAATTGACATAAATGAAGTAGTGCCTGAGTGGGACATTAAATGGATCAAAGCAGTCAGAAGTCATggattaaatattaatgcagACAACAGGACTGATCCTAGATCTACATCTGAGCCCAACACTACTGCTGAGAGTCAGAACATGACATCAACACAGGAGGCCGACCCCTCTACACCACAGCAGACTGCACATCCTTCAGTGGTGGATCAGAACCCAGCTGTTCCTGATGTATCTCTTAGACCATACTTAGTGGAATACCCCTACAAGTACAACTTCCTCATGAATGAGCCTCAGAGATGTGAGCAGGAGAAGCCCTTCTTGGTCCTCATGGTCCCTGTGGCCCCCCACAACCGGGAGCACAGAGACGTGATCCGCAGCACCTGGGGAGGCCAGAGCTCGGTCCTGGGCAAAGAGCTGAGGCTGTTCTTCCTGCTGGGGCTGCAGACCGGAGACGGGGCCGAGCTGCTGcgagagcagctgctgcaggagagcAAAGAGCACCGAGACCTGATCCAGAGCGACTTCCTGGACTGCTACAAGAACCTGACCATCAAGACCATGGTGATGCTGGAGTGGCTGGACTCTTACTGCTTCAGCGCCTCTTACGCCATGAAAATCGACTCAGACATGTTTCTGAATGTCCCGAACCTCATCAAGATGCTCCTAGAGGCTCCAGAGACAAACTACATGACTGGACTTGTGGAATATGAAGGTGCAGTCCTGAGAAACCAAGACTCTAAGTGGTACATACCTGAGGAGCTTTACTCTGAACCAGTGTTGCCACATTATGCTCTGGGTCTGGGTTACATTTTATCTTTAGACCTCCCAAAAAAGCTGGTGGAGGCATCCAGACACGTTAGAGCTCTCTACATTGAAGACGTGTATCTCGGTTTTTGCATGAAGCATGCAGGGATCCCTCTGACTGACCCTCCAAGCTGGGACTACTTCCACGTCTTTCCGAAGCCGTACAGCCGCTGTGCTTTCTCCCAGATAGTCGCCACCACAATCAATGAAAACATGGACAGAATATGGCTTTGGAAAGACCTTAATAGACCTGGCCCATACTGCTCAGATGTTCAAGACTAG
- the LOC125005430 gene encoding beta-1,3-galactosyltransferase 2-like codes for MTSTQEADLSLRPYLVEYPYKYNFLMNEPQRCEQEKPFLVLMVPVAPHNRKHRDVIRSTWGGQSSVLGKELRLFFLLGLQTGDGAELLREQLLQESKEHRDLIQSDFLDCYKNLTIKTMVMLEWLDSYCSSASYAMKIDSDMFLNVPNLIKMLLEAPETNYMTGLVARTSLVLRNQDSMWYIPEELYAESQYPPYALGLGYVLSLDLPKKLVEASRHVRAFYIEDVYLGFCMKHAGIPLYDPPSWDFFHSFPPYSRCAFSKIVATIINENMDRIWLWKDFNRPGPYC; via the coding sequence ATGACATCAACACAGGAGGCCGACCTATCTCTTAGACCATACTTAGTGGAATACCCCTACAAGTACAACTTCCTCATGAATGAGCCTCAGAGATGTGAGCAGGAGAAGCCCTTCTTGGTCCTCATGGTCCCTGTGGCCCCCCACAACCGGAAGCACAGAGACGTGATCCGCAGCACCTGGGGAGGCCAGAGCTCGGTCCTGGGCAAAGAGCTGAGGCTGTTCTTCCTGCTGGGGCTGCAGACCGGAGACGGGGCCGAGCTGCTGcgagagcagctgctgcaggagagcAAAGAGCACCGAGACCTGATCCAGAGCGACTTCCTGGACTGCTACAAGAACCTGACCATCAAGACCATGGTGATGCTGGAGTGGCTGGACTCTTACTGCTCCAGCGCATCTTACGCCATGAAGATCGACTCAGACATGTTTCTGAATGTCCCAAACCTCATCAAGATGCTCCTAGAGGCTCCAGAGACAAACTACATGACTGGACTTGTAGCACGTACAAGTCTAGTCCTGAGAAACCAAGACTCTATGTGGTACATACCTGAGGAGCTTTATGCTGAATCACAGTACCCACCCTATGCTCTGGGTCTGGGCTACGTTTTATCTTTAGACCTCCCAAAAAAGCTGGTGGAGGCATCCAGACACGTTAGAGCTTTCTACATTGAAGATGTGTATTTGGGTTTTTGCATGAAGCATGCAGGAATCCCTCTGTATGACCCTCCAAGCTGGGACTTCTTCCATAGCTTTCCACCGTACAGTCGCTGTGCTTTCTCCAAGATAGTCGCCACCATAATCAATGAAAACATGGACAGAATATGGCTTTGGAAAGACTTTAACAGACCCGGCCCGTACTGCTGA
- the LOC125004980 gene encoding beta-1,3-galactosyltransferase 1-like: protein MMNFRRLCVCSHRSSFVVFLVFGACFLFYHMDLNEVVPEWDLKWTKTVRNHGLNVTADNRTDPRSTSEPNTTAESQNMTSTQEADPSTPQQTAHPSVVDQNPAVPDVSLKPYLVEYPYKYNFLMNEPQRCEQEKPFLVLMVPVAPHNRKHRDVIRSTWGGQSSVLGKELRLFFLLGLQTGDGAELLREQLLQESKEHQDLIQSDFLDCYKNLTIKTMVMLEWLDSYCSSASYAMKIDSDMFLNVPNLIKMLLEAPKTNYLSGFVERQGGVRRDKYSKWYIPEELYSEPVLPHYALGLGYVLSLDLPKKLVEASRHVRALYIEDVYLGLCMKHAGIPLTDPPSGNYFHFFPKPYSRCDFSQIVATTINENMDRIWLWNDFNRPGPYC from the coding sequence ATGATGAACTTCAGgagattgtgtgtttgttcccaTCGATCCTCCTTCGTGGTTTTTCTGGTGTTTGGagcatgtttcctgttttaccACATGGACTTAAATGAAGTAGTGCCTGAGTGGGACCTTAAATGGACCAAAACTGTAAGAAATCATGGATTAAATGTTACTGCAGACAACAGGACTGATCCTAGATCTACATCTGAGCCCAACACTACTGCTGAGAGTCAGAACATGACATCAACACAGGAGGCCGACCCCTCTACACCACAGCAGACTGCACATCCTTCAGTGGTGGATCAGAACCCAGCTGTTCCTGATGTATCTCTTAAACCATACTTAGTGGAATACCCCTACAAGTACAACTTCCTCATGAACGAGCCTCAGAGATGTGAGCAGGAGAAGCCCTTCTTGGTCCTCATGGTCCCTGTGGCCCCCCACAACCGGAAGCACAGAGACGTGATCCGCAGCACCTGGGGAGGCCAGAGCTCGGTCCTGGGCAAAGAGCTGAGGCTGTTCTTCCTGCTGGGGCTGCAGACCGGAGACGGGGCCGAGCTGCTGcgagagcagctgctgcaggagagcAAAGAGCACCAAGACCTGATCCAGAGCGACTTCCTGGACTGCTACAAGAACCTGACCATCAAGACCATGGTGATGCTGGAGTGGCTGGACTCTTACTGCTCCAGCGCATCTTACGCCATGAAGATCGACTCAGACATGTTTCTGAATGTCCCAAACCTCATCAAGATGCTCCTAGAGGCTCCAAAGACAAACTACTTGTCCGGATTTGTGGAACGTCAAGGTGGGGTGCGTAGAGATAAATACTCTAAGTGGTACATACCTGAGGAGCTTTACTCTGAACCAGTGTTACCACATTATGCTCTGGGTCTGGGCTACGTTTTATCTTTAGACCTCCCAAAAAAGCTGGTGGAGGCATCCAGACACGTTAGAGCTCTCTACATTGAAGATGTGTATTTGGGTTTGTGCATGAAGCATGCAGGGATCCCTCTGACTGACCCTCCAAGTGGGAACTACTTCCACTTTTTTCCGAAGCCGTACAGCCGCTGTGATTTCTCCCAGATAGTCGCCACCACAATCAATGAAAACATGGACAGAATATGGCTTTGGAACGACTTTAACAGACCCGGCCCGTACTGCTGA